Proteins from one Romboutsia sp. CE17 genomic window:
- a CDS encoding DUF1934 domain-containing protein, producing MDVKVNISTTQYDEHSKVDTININTLGTMYEKNSDTYLVYKESDEGVEVTTTIKISKSEITIKRFGGTNSTMIFEKDKTHISNYRTPYGLFHIETDTKHLNIVLNKNKSMKIDLDYNIKVNDIFSGRNKICINVEI from the coding sequence GTGGATGTAAAAGTCAATATAAGTACAACTCAATATGATGAGCATAGTAAAGTAGATACTATAAATATAAATACCTTAGGAACAATGTATGAAAAAAATAGTGATACATATTTAGTATATAAAGAAAGTGATGAAGGTGTAGAAGTTACTACAACTATAAAAATATCTAAAAGTGAAATAACTATAAAAAGATTTGGAGGAACCAACTCAACTATGATTTTTGAGAAAGATAAAACTCATATAAGTAATTATAGAACTCCATATGGTTTGTTTCATATAGAAACTGATACAAAACATCTTAATATAGTTTTAAATAAAAATAAAAGTATGAAGATAGATTTAGATTACAATATAAAAGTAAATGATATATTTAGTGGAAGAAATAAAATATGTATAAATGTCGAAATATAG
- the murI gene encoding glutamate racemase, with protein MDNRPIGVFDSGLGGLTVLKEIIKVLPNENIVYFGDTARVPYGPRSKETIIKYTFQAINFLISKNVKAIVIACNTATARCLKEAQNKYDIPIIGVIEAGARTAAYSTKNKVVGVIGTEGTVSSKSYNVEIEKLDKEIKIISKACPLFVPITEEGWANTEVAYLTAKEYLQELLDQDIDSLVLGCTHYPILKRTIGKVVGEEIKLVNPAKETAKDLKDVLEENDILATMNGYQPTYEYYVSDIPEKFVSIGQQFLKRDMDDVKTIEIQKY; from the coding sequence GACCTATAGGAGTATTTGACTCAGGGTTAGGTGGATTAACAGTTTTAAAAGAAATTATAAAAGTGCTGCCTAATGAAAATATAGTTTATTTTGGTGATACAGCTAGAGTTCCTTATGGGCCTAGATCAAAAGAAACTATAATAAAATATACTTTTCAAGCTATAAACTTTTTAATATCTAAAAATGTAAAAGCTATAGTAATAGCATGTAATACAGCTACAGCAAGATGTTTAAAAGAAGCTCAAAATAAGTATGATATACCTATAATTGGAGTTATAGAAGCGGGAGCAAGGACAGCTGCTTATTCTACTAAAAATAAGGTTGTAGGAGTAATAGGAACTGAAGGTACTGTAAGCTCAAAATCGTATAATGTAGAAATAGAAAAATTAGATAAAGAAATTAAAATTATATCTAAAGCATGTCCTTTATTTGTTCCAATTACAGAAGAAGGATGGGCAAATACAGAAGTAGCATATTTAACAGCTAAAGAATATTTACAAGAACTTTTAGACCAAGATATAGATTCTTTAGTATTAGGATGTACACATTATCCAATTTTAAAAAGAACTATAGGAAAAGTTGTTGGAGAAGAAATAAAGTTAGTAAATCCGGCAAAAGAGACAGCTAAGGATTTAAAAGATGTACTAGAAGAAAATGATATACTTGCAACTATGAATGGATATCAACCAACATATGAGTATTATGTATCAGATATTCCTGAAAAGTTTGTTTCAATTGGGCAACAATTTTTAAAAAGAGACATGGATGATGTTAAAACTATTGAGATTCAAAAATATTAA